A genomic window from Vagococcus sp. CY52-2 includes:
- a CDS encoding murein hydrolase activator EnvC, with the protein MRFKKMIAFTLLTTTLSGFVCPAVIHAESVDKKIEDSQKKIDELNAKKQASDKTLSDLDSTIAKLDKDINKVLEEKASLEKEINSLTKEIDDLTIIINKRNKQIESQARSMQLNREDQDLVNVILESESISDALSRTVAYSKLVSANKDIMDEQKKDQATLAKKKETLNKKVVDVNKTAKELKTKQEKLEKSKAEQVALADKILKELSKETDNKSAYESQKAEAKRISEENKKRLKELSDKQAAAKKALQEQREKEQKEAEAKQLEAQSSLSISKQSSAIGKSNNNTKTDEDKNETISLPSQDGFSLPLSGGYTITSGFGSRTDPTGYSGDHHDGIDLATGAGTPILASRAGQVVEASYHPSAGNHVIILHDNGLYTYYMHMTNIGTSVGSVVDAGDTIGTVGSTGNSTGAHLHFGISSSLWSGFINPTSILSF; encoded by the coding sequence ATGAGATTTAAAAAAATGATTGCCTTTACTTTATTAACAACAACTCTATCTGGATTTGTTTGTCCGGCTGTTATTCATGCTGAGAGTGTTGATAAAAAAATAGAGGACTCTCAAAAAAAAATAGATGAGTTAAATGCAAAGAAACAGGCATCAGATAAAACGCTATCTGATTTAGATTCAACTATTGCTAAATTGGATAAAGATATCAATAAGGTGTTAGAAGAAAAGGCATCATTAGAAAAAGAAATTAATTCATTAACAAAAGAAATAGATGATTTAACAATCATTATTAATAAGCGGAACAAACAAATAGAAAGTCAAGCTCGTTCTATGCAGTTAAATAGGGAAGATCAAGATTTGGTCAATGTTATCTTAGAGTCAGAATCAATATCTGATGCACTTAGTCGAACAGTAGCCTATTCTAAATTAGTCTCAGCTAATAAAGATATTATGGATGAACAAAAAAAAGATCAAGCTACCTTAGCTAAGAAAAAAGAAACATTAAATAAAAAAGTTGTTGATGTTAACAAGACTGCTAAAGAGTTAAAAACAAAACAAGAAAAATTAGAAAAAAGTAAAGCAGAGCAAGTTGCTTTGGCAGATAAAATTTTAAAAGAGTTATCAAAAGAAACAGATAATAAATCTGCATATGAATCACAAAAAGCAGAAGCTAAACGTATTTCTGAAGAAAATAAAAAACGTTTGAAAGAATTATCGGATAAACAAGCAGCAGCTAAAAAAGCGTTACAAGAACAACGTGAAAAAGAACAAAAAGAAGCAGAAGCTAAACAATTAGAAGCTCAATCGAGCCTTTCCATTTCTAAGCAATCTAGTGCGATTGGAAAGAGTAATAATAATACCAAAACAGATGAAGACAAAAATGAAACAATCTCACTACCAAGTCAAGATGGCTTCTCATTGCCACTTTCTGGAGGGTATACGATAACGAGTGGGTTTGGTTCCAGAACGGATCCAACTGGTTACTCAGGAGATCATCATGATGGAATTGATTTAGCTACTGGAGCAGGAACGCCAATATTGGCATCTAGAGCTGGTCAAGTAGTGGAAGCAAGTTATCATCCAAGTGCTGGTAATCACGTGATTATTTTACATGACAATGGATTGTATACATACTATATGCATATGACAAATATCGGTACAAGTGTTGGCTCAGTAGTTGACGCAGGAGACACAATTGGGACAGTCGGATCAACAGGAAATTCAACAGGAGCCCATTTACATTTTGGTATTAGTTCTAGTTTATGGAGTGGATTTATTAATCCAACGTCTATCTTATCCTTTTAG
- the liaX gene encoding daptomycin-sensing surface protein LiaX: MNERERILDLVKKGILTTDEALVLLENIATEKDEKLIDNEAKQVNYKSAESQSKTGYNDSKVLERVLEKLAEEENRKSVEYDELTVEIQGLRQDIREIEEQLTVFDTMEDLDTLTPEKEAEREQLKKDLAYLKETDIQLSNDKAELNEELKSIKKERRDAQETEKILGFDIPKDWKEQTNQKINHASGKVEEAGKYFGDFLKKTVDAVSSTVSDNVEWKDVNIKVPGVSSHSFTHEFLYPNSTATLIDVKVANGKVKFKTWNQPDVKIVANIKFYGKLNNNTPFEAFIERSEIVVDEENISFQVPNKRLSCELDFYLPQHLFDHVSVKMLNGDIKVEDMLLGDIFLKSTNGKMKVKNIKATMLEVEGVNGDIQVEDSDIVDFIGQTVNGELISKSVIEHTNVSLINGAVKVTSNDLKTKKIKATVVNGDIKVSLAKQAGIQADCQTNFGSIKNRFSNIDILKEKKERMNQMVEFVRQDDNMVQLSLNTTTGSIYLKDND, from the coding sequence ATGAACGAACGTGAACGAATTTTAGACTTAGTTAAAAAAGGTATTTTAACAACTGATGAGGCATTAGTATTATTAGAAAATATTGCCACAGAAAAAGATGAAAAATTAATTGATAATGAAGCCAAGCAAGTAAATTATAAATCAGCAGAAAGCCAATCCAAAACAGGATACAATGATAGTAAAGTATTAGAAAGAGTGTTAGAAAAATTAGCAGAAGAAGAAAATAGAAAATCTGTAGAATATGATGAATTAACAGTTGAAATTCAAGGATTAAGACAAGATATTCGAGAAATTGAAGAACAACTGACAGTCTTTGATACAATGGAAGATTTAGATACATTGACTCCTGAAAAAGAAGCTGAGCGAGAGCAACTAAAAAAAGATTTAGCTTATTTAAAAGAAACAGATATTCAATTATCTAATGACAAAGCAGAATTAAATGAAGAATTAAAATCGATAAAAAAAGAGCGTCGTGATGCACAAGAAACAGAAAAAATATTAGGGTTTGATATTCCAAAAGATTGGAAAGAACAAACCAATCAAAAAATAAACCATGCGTCTGGTAAAGTAGAAGAAGCAGGTAAATACTTTGGTGATTTTTTGAAAAAAACAGTGGATGCGGTTAGTTCTACCGTTTCTGATAATGTGGAATGGAAAGACGTGAATATCAAAGTACCTGGTGTAAGTTCTCATAGTTTTACACATGAATTTCTTTATCCAAATAGTACAGCTACGTTGATTGATGTCAAAGTAGCAAATGGTAAAGTTAAATTTAAAACATGGAACCAACCAGATGTTAAGATCGTTGCAAACATTAAGTTTTATGGTAAATTAAACAATAACACACCATTTGAAGCATTCATTGAGCGTAGTGAAATTGTTGTAGATGAAGAAAACATTTCATTTCAAGTACCAAACAAACGACTAAGTTGTGAATTAGATTTTTATTTACCACAACATTTATTTGATCATGTGTCAGTGAAAATGTTAAATGGCGATATTAAAGTTGAAGATATGTTACTGGGTGATATTTTCCTCAAATCAACAAATGGTAAAATGAAGGTAAAAAATATTAAAGCAACTATGCTTGAAGTTGAAGGTGTTAATGGTGATATTCAAGTAGAAGATAGTGACATTGTAGATTTTATTGGTCAAACTGTTAACGGTGAATTAATCAGTAAATCCGTTATTGAGCATACTAATGTATCATTAATTAATGGCGCAGTAAAAGTTACTTCAAATGATTTAAAAACAAAAAAAATTAAAGCAACTGTGGTAAATGGAGACATCAAAGTTTCCCTTGCAAAACAAGCAGGTATTCAAGCAGATTGCCAAACGAATTTTGGCTCAATTAAAAATCGTTTTAGTAACATTGATATTTTAAAAGAAAAGAAAGAGCGAATGAATCAAATGGTTGAATTTGTTCGACAAGATGATAATATGGTTCAATTATCTTTAAATACGACAACAGGAAGTATTTACTTGAAAGATAATGACTAA
- a CDS encoding PspC domain-containing protein, which translates to MGRKLTKSSNNIVLTGTLAGIAEYFNIDPTLVRIIYVILSMFTLGSPIILYILLALIVPGSNKQSRPRSPYEGYGGYNYEESSKQYKAKRPRKEAQKVEEDDWSDF; encoded by the coding sequence ATGGGAAGAAAACTAACAAAATCAAGTAATAATATTGTTTTAACAGGAACATTAGCAGGTATTGCAGAATATTTTAATATCGATCCAACCTTGGTAAGAATCATTTATGTGATTTTATCAATGTTTACACTAGGTTCACCAATTATTTTATATATTTTGCTAGCCTTAATTGTTCCAGGTTCAAATAAACAAAGTAGACCACGTTCTCCATATGAAGGATATGGCGGTTATAATTATGAAGAATCATCTAAACAATATAAAGCAAAACGACCAAGAAAAGAAGCACAAAAAGTAGAAGAAGATGACTGGAGTGACTTTTAG
- a CDS encoding phage holin family protein translates to MTYFQRLIINTLAFISLSVLFPSMFYVNSFMIAIVASVVLSALNVLVKPILHILSLPITLITFGLFSFVINGMMLKFTSVIVGEQNFAFSSLGAAVFISLLLSLINSIVINRHVDRY, encoded by the coding sequence GTGACATACTTTCAACGTCTAATTATTAATACGTTGGCGTTCATCTCATTATCTGTATTATTTCCTTCCATGTTTTATGTTAATAGTTTTATGATAGCCATTGTGGCAAGTGTTGTTTTATCGGCATTAAATGTATTAGTAAAACCCATATTACATATCTTGTCACTACCTATTACACTCATAACATTTGGTTTGTTTAGTTTCGTGATAAATGGGATGATGTTAAAATTCACATCTGTGATTGTCGGTGAACAAAACTTTGCTTTCTCTAGTTTAGGAGCAGCAGTATTTATTTCGCTACTTCTTTCATTGATTAATTCCATTGTGATTAATAGACATGTCGATAGATATTAA
- a CDS encoding potassium channel family protein codes for MNQQKLKKIYLLMMFLLIIISIVINVINFQYKEIIDIIILLIFALDSFYTLWKTDNKRDYLKHHFLDFIAIIPFHHAFRLVKFFPLIMQSIQITSLGQRYLLPVFLKLRETGTGKLFNTFLIIFIFLPLPLLWIEPNITNYEDLIWWEMQTVTTVGYGDIMIQTGLGRLVGGILMVLGVGIISTFTSNLTRIISHSKKPNHKKADDVIEELLKQKSFNKEDLEIIEAWLTLEKKKQQKIDNTKT; via the coding sequence ATGAACCAACAAAAATTAAAAAAAATTTATTTACTCATGATGTTTCTATTGATTATTATTTCAATAGTTATCAATGTTATTAATTTTCAATACAAAGAAATAATAGATATCATAATATTGCTTATTTTTGCTTTAGATAGTTTTTATACATTATGGAAAACCGATAATAAAAGGGATTATTTAAAACATCATTTTTTAGATTTTATTGCGATTATCCCATTTCATCATGCATTTCGTTTGGTAAAATTTTTTCCGCTTATCATGCAGAGTATACAAATCACTTCGCTTGGACAACGGTATTTATTACCTGTATTTTTGAAATTAAGAGAAACAGGTACAGGAAAACTTTTTAATACTTTTTTGATTATTTTTATTTTTTTACCGTTACCGTTACTATGGATCGAGCCTAATATTACAAATTATGAGGATTTGATTTGGTGGGAGATGCAGACTGTCACAACTGTTGGTTATGGGGATATTATGATTCAAACTGGGTTAGGAAGACTTGTCGGTGGGATATTAATGGTCTTAGGTGTTGGAATTATTTCAACTTTTACTAGTAACTTAACGCGGATTATTAGTCATTCTAAGAAGCCCAATCATAAAAAAGCAGATGATGTCATTGAAGAATTACTAAAACAAAAATCGTTTAATAAGGAAGATTTAGAAATCATTGAAGCTTGGTTAACATTAGAAAAAAAGAAACAACAAAAAATAGATAATACTAAAACATGA
- the rpsP gene encoding 30S ribosomal protein S16 produces the protein MAVKIRLKRMGSKKKPFYRMVVADSRSPRDGRYIEVVGTYNPLTDPAQVKVEEDLILDWLSKGAQPSDTVRNILSREGIMKKHHEAKYTKK, from the coding sequence ATGGCAGTTAAAATTCGTTTAAAACGTATGGGTTCTAAAAAGAAACCTTTTTATCGTATGGTAGTAGCAGATTCTCGTTCACCTCGTGATGGACGTTACATCGAAGTAGTGGGAACTTACAACCCATTAACAGATCCAGCTCAAGTAAAAGTTGAAGAAGACTTAATCTTAGACTGGTTATCAAAAGGAGCTCAACCTTCTGATACAGTACGTAACATTTTATCTCGTGAAGGAATCATGAAAAAACATCACGAAGCTAAATATACTAAAAAATAA
- a CDS encoding KH domain-containing protein, with amino-acid sequence MTDVKDLVLTIVRPLVSQPDLVHLDVEESEEFMEYNLTVASEDIGRIIGKQGRVAKAIRTIVYSVRTDHSKRIRLNILDDNN; translated from the coding sequence ATGACTGATGTAAAAGATTTGGTATTAACCATTGTCCGTCCGTTAGTTAGTCAACCCGATTTAGTTCACCTAGATGTAGAAGAATCTGAGGAATTTATGGAGTACAATTTAACAGTAGCTTCAGAAGATATCGGTCGTATCATTGGAAAACAAGGTCGTGTGGCGAAAGCAATTCGTACAATTGTTTACAGTGTTCGTACGGATCATTCTAAGAGAATTCGTTTAAACATTCTAGATGACAACAATTAA